Within the Pseudomonas orientalis genome, the region GGCTTTGCCGCCATCGGCGAGCTGGCGCGGGCCTCGGATATCCGCCTGTCGTTTCATCCTGGCCAGTACTGTGTGCTGGGCTCGGAAAACCCCGGTGTGGTGGAAAACAGCCTGGCCGAGTTCGAATACCACGCCGACATGATCCGCATGATGGGCTACGGCCGCCGCTTCCAGGACCTCAAGTGCAACGTGCATATCGCCGGTCGCCTGGGTGTGGCCGGAACCCGCGCAGTGTGGGCGCGCCTGTCCGAAGTGGCGCGTAACTGCATCACCTTCGAGAATGACGAGAAGACTTACGGCCTGGACCATTGCCTGCAAGTCGCCGACCTGGCGCCGGTGGTGCTGGATATTCACCATTGCTGGATCAACGAGGACGAGTACATCGACCCCGACTCGCCCCGCGTCGCCAGGGTGATCGACAGCTGGCGCGGCGTGCGCCCGACCCTGCATTACTCCCAGCCTCAGGAAAGCCTGCAAGAACTGGGGTTCGATGCCGAGCACAAACTGGAAATGACGGCCCTGTTGAAAGTGGTCTCCAAGCGCGACCTCTACGGCCACAGCGCGCAAATGTGGAACCGCTGGACCAACGACTACGCGCTGCAGTTTCTGGATCGCTTCGACATCATGCTCGAAGCCAAGGACAAGAACGTCGCGGCCCTGGCGTTCCATGGGTATTGGCAGAGCCAATCGGCGTGAAAGATGGCATGCTTCACGGCCTGACAAAAGGAACCGTCCCATGGCTACCCTGCACCTGCTCTGCGGCAAGATCGCGTCCGGCAAATCCACCCTTGCCGGCCGCCTTGCCACCGATCACGCCGCTGTCCTGCTCAGCGAAGACCACTGGCTTGCTACGCTGTATCCCGGCCAGATCCAGACGATTGCCGATTACCTGACTTGTGCCCGGCAGATTCGCGGCGTGGTGGGGCCGCTGGTGATCGACTTGCTGGTATCAG harbors:
- a CDS encoding UV damage endonuclease UvsE; translated protein: MTHPRIGFACQYKHPERLPSASALKLIEGPFNPRTTTLRWMDSVAPQVARDKLVEVVTHNLAAQLRLLAYVAELPPTLRMLRLSSDLLPFYSHPKVAGHYQDPAIQRQLQEGFAAIGELARASDIRLSFHPGQYCVLGSENPGVVENSLAEFEYHADMIRMMGYGRRFQDLKCNVHIAGRLGVAGTRAVWARLSEVARNCITFENDEKTYGLDHCLQVADLAPVVLDIHHCWINEDEYIDPDSPRVARVIDSWRGVRPTLHYSQPQESLQELGFDAEHKLEMTALLKVVSKRDLYGHSAQMWNRWTNDYALQFLDRFDIMLEAKDKNVAALAFHGYWQSQSA